Proteins from a single region of Chryseobacterium sp. W4I1:
- a CDS encoding histidine kinase, with translation MKKIILFGLFCTFLFFPSAFFTQIPGIVNYSEENGLGSSYTYTVTQDPAGFIWIGSDNGMFRFDGKEFKQFSSKNGLKNIEVLSCLPLPNGEIFVAPFLNDFAYLKKGRIINSDVNSELKKMQFTHNPDFCIYDGALYIYSSYNPTNIYVFKNEKISTIPLPSNYKSEAYHAFGLDMTDKVLYYKNQGRNENIYAYDLTTKKKIFCNISINRYTTILRKDNIFVFKNGRSIEVYQLYNKFYFKKIKSFTAQEDVLKAIIDEHFRLWLCLSEGGVLYFKGSLLDESTLSAPVKMMDNQVIHNILADKDNNVWFSTRNNGIFFIADRFFQSYIQLPIKNSSDYITAIAKNDRSVFLGYNESKGGIYRNGKVTDLVLEKNIKMEHQAIFSDGNTVLFGLTTSLFQYNKNICEKQFHTDFVLKNIVPYKSGSVLLCTSTGLIEYNYQNKSYAGKLSKERVYTALSYAKDSLFAGTFKDLYKLNTITKKKTLFLEGYYFTDIKKLTNDLYVGATNLNGIILFDNSKILRKISENVGLATSQIKKIEIENKNTFWASTNYGLSRIELQGSDIKINNFTQTDGLPSNSVTGCVLSGDTIFVATSKGLGVLSIKNLMSQKKFINKKVIINSVVIGSREIFDISEPLAGQKPDNDIAFNVSFPDFTSQGKISYRYTIEGLSNGWQTTGSQKIIFYSLPPGKYVFKVFGIGYNGKRSYASTELHFEIHPKFWQTWWFRMMMISLGAAALFILITFYFQKKRNKKLETLYYEKKIAELELQAIKAQINPHFIYNCLNSIQFLLYKKNYLETENYLEIFAQMIRKTLHYSEKTFMPIKEEIEYLSLYLNMEKLRLKDLFEYEISLSEKVNENWVVPSLLIQPFVENAIKHGIAGLKDRKGKINVSFDYTGSSLSVIIEDNGIGIGSKKPANADSFGVKLSQKRIETFRQLFETHIILEIYDLSEKEQRSGTQIKLYIKPYENENTSMHH, from the coding sequence GTGAAAAAAATAATTCTATTTGGTTTATTTTGTACTTTCTTATTTTTTCCTTCAGCATTTTTTACACAAATCCCAGGGATCGTAAACTATAGTGAAGAGAATGGTCTCGGCAGCTCATATACCTATACCGTGACCCAGGATCCTGCAGGTTTTATATGGATAGGAAGCGACAACGGAATGTTTCGGTTCGATGGAAAGGAATTTAAGCAGTTCAGTAGCAAAAACGGTCTGAAAAATATTGAAGTTTTATCCTGTTTGCCCCTGCCTAACGGGGAAATCTTTGTTGCTCCTTTTCTGAATGATTTTGCCTATTTAAAAAAAGGACGCATCATCAACTCTGATGTCAACAGCGAACTCAAAAAAATGCAGTTCACCCATAATCCGGACTTTTGCATTTATGATGGTGCACTATATATATATTCCAGTTATAACCCCACAAACATTTATGTCTTTAAAAATGAAAAAATAAGTACGATCCCTTTACCTTCCAATTACAAATCAGAAGCTTATCATGCTTTCGGACTTGACATGACGGATAAAGTCCTGTACTATAAAAATCAGGGCAGAAATGAGAATATTTATGCGTATGACCTTACCACTAAAAAGAAAATCTTTTGTAATATTTCAATCAACAGGTATACAACTATTTTGAGGAAAGACAACATTTTTGTTTTCAAAAACGGCAGGTCCATAGAAGTTTACCAGCTTTACAATAAATTTTATTTTAAAAAAATCAAAAGCTTTACAGCACAGGAAGATGTTTTAAAAGCGATTATAGATGAGCATTTCCGGCTCTGGCTTTGTCTGTCAGAAGGCGGTGTGCTTTACTTCAAAGGATCATTACTGGACGAAAGCACCCTTTCTGCCCCCGTAAAAATGATGGACAATCAGGTCATTCATAATATTCTGGCTGACAAAGACAATAATGTTTGGTTTTCTACCCGGAACAATGGTATATTCTTCATTGCAGATCGGTTTTTCCAAAGTTATATTCAACTTCCCATTAAAAATAGTTCAGATTATATCACGGCAATTGCTAAAAATGACCGTTCTGTTTTTCTGGGCTATAATGAGTCTAAAGGTGGCATTTACCGGAACGGAAAGGTAACAGATCTTGTCCTTGAAAAAAATATTAAAATGGAGCATCAGGCTATATTTTCTGATGGAAATACTGTTTTATTCGGACTTACAACCTCTCTCTTCCAATACAATAAAAATATTTGCGAGAAACAGTTTCATACCGATTTCGTTCTGAAGAATATTGTACCGTATAAATCAGGATCTGTTCTTCTCTGCACGTCAACTGGACTTATTGAATATAATTACCAAAACAAAAGCTATGCAGGAAAACTCAGCAAAGAAAGGGTTTACACAGCTCTATCTTATGCAAAGGACAGCCTTTTCGCAGGAACCTTTAAAGATCTCTATAAACTGAATACAATTACCAAAAAGAAAACTTTGTTTCTAGAAGGATATTATTTTACAGATATTAAGAAACTCACAAATGATTTATATGTTGGAGCTACCAATCTCAATGGAATTATACTTTTTGATAACTCTAAAATTCTCAGAAAAATCAGTGAAAATGTTGGCTTAGCTACCAGCCAGATCAAAAAAATTGAAATAGAAAACAAGAATACCTTCTGGGCAAGTACCAATTACGGACTCAGCAGGATAGAGCTTCAGGGATCGGATATAAAAATCAATAATTTTACACAAACAGATGGTCTGCCATCCAATTCAGTAACCGGCTGCGTATTATCCGGTGACACTATCTTTGTAGCAACTTCAAAAGGTTTGGGAGTTCTTTCTATTAAAAATCTGATGAGTCAGAAGAAGTTTATCAACAAAAAGGTGATAATTAATTCGGTGGTGATTGGGAGCAGAGAAATTTTTGATATTAGTGAACCGTTAGCAGGACAGAAACCGGATAATGACATTGCATTCAATGTAAGTTTTCCTGATTTTACATCACAGGGTAAGATAAGCTACCGCTATACAATTGAAGGCCTTAGTAATGGCTGGCAAACTACGGGTTCTCAAAAGATCATTTTTTATTCTTTACCACCCGGCAAGTATGTATTCAAGGTATTTGGTATCGGATACAACGGAAAGCGATCGTATGCTTCTACAGAACTTCATTTTGAGATCCATCCAAAATTCTGGCAAACCTGGTGGTTCAGGATGATGATGATTAGTCTGGGTGCAGCAGCCCTCTTTATCCTTATCACCTTCTATTTTCAGAAAAAAAGAAATAAAAAGCTGGAAACTCTGTATTATGAAAAAAAGATTGCAGAATTGGAGCTGCAGGCTATCAAAGCTCAGATCAACCCTCATTTTATATACAACTGCCTCAATTCCATCCAGTTTCTACTTTACAAAAAGAATTATCTGGAAACGGAAAATTATCTGGAAATATTTGCTCAAATGATCAGGAAAACGCTTCATTATTCTGAAAAAACATTTATGCCGATCAAAGAGGAAATAGAATACCTTTCCTTATATCTGAATATGGAAAAGCTCAGATTGAAAGACTTGTTTGAATATGAAATCAGCCTATCTGAAAAGGTGAATGAAAATTGGGTTGTTCCTTCACTATTAATTCAGCCTTTTGTAGAAAATGCTATAAAACATGGAATTGCAGGCTTAAAAGACAGGAAAGGCAAAATAAATGTATCATTTGACTATACCGGATCATCACTCTCTGTTATCATTGAAGACAATGGTATAGGCATAGGCAGCAAGAAGCCGGCAAATGCTGACTCGTTTGGAGTAAAATTATCTCAGAAAAGAATTGAAACATTTAGACAGCTTTTTGAGACTCATATCATATTGGAGATTTATGATCTTTCTGAAAAGGAACAAAGATCAGGAACTCAGATCAAACTTTATATAAAACCTTATGAAAACGAAAATACAAGCATGCATCATTGA
- a CDS encoding AraC family transcriptional regulator, translating to MEKVTHASLEDFYREMTAKLGKDLKDIFPKGLHKDIGHFNVFDIRQTIERAKTTLEMPYNRRKYYKISLIRGKNRAEYADKIIAIGKNALLFATPKVPYHWIPEDPDQSGSFCVFTEDFFIKAQSRFSLEELPIFQPGNIPVFEIEDELADEIEALFTKIKKEIASDYIFKYDLIRNYVLELIHYGQKLQPAAKLSASNDSSLRVVSLFIELLERQFPIESSDQRLQLKTAKDYADRLAVHVNYLNKKLKENTGKTTTELIADRMVQEAKILLRQTKWNVSEISYSLGFEEIAHFSNFFKRKTSFTPMEFRS from the coding sequence ATGGAAAAAGTAACGCATGCCTCCCTTGAAGACTTTTATAGAGAGATGACCGCCAAGCTGGGAAAAGACCTTAAAGACATCTTCCCTAAAGGACTTCACAAGGATATCGGGCATTTTAATGTATTCGATATCAGGCAGACCATAGAAAGGGCAAAAACTACTTTAGAAATGCCTTATAACAGAAGGAAATATTATAAGATCAGCCTTATCAGAGGAAAGAACAGGGCAGAATATGCAGATAAGATCATTGCCATCGGAAAAAATGCTTTATTATTTGCAACACCTAAAGTTCCTTATCATTGGATACCCGAAGATCCTGACCAATCGGGCAGTTTCTGTGTGTTTACAGAAGATTTTTTCATCAAAGCACAATCCCGTTTTTCTCTGGAAGAACTGCCAATATTTCAACCGGGTAATATTCCTGTATTTGAAATTGAAGATGAGCTGGCAGACGAAATAGAAGCACTGTTCACCAAAATAAAAAAAGAAATAGCTTCAGATTATATATTCAAATATGATCTCATCAGAAACTATGTTCTGGAACTGATCCATTACGGACAGAAACTTCAGCCGGCGGCAAAATTATCTGCCTCAAATGATAGTTCATTACGGGTTGTTTCATTGTTTATAGAGCTTTTGGAAAGACAGTTTCCTATAGAATCTTCGGATCAGAGACTGCAGCTTAAAACAGCAAAAGATTATGCAGACAGGCTTGCTGTGCATGTGAATTATTTAAATAAAAAACTAAAGGAAAACACAGGAAAAACTACCACAGAACTGATTGCGGACCGTATGGTTCAGGAAGCCAAAATCCTGTTGCGTCAGACCAAATGGAATGTCTCCGAAATTTCTTACTCTTTAGGATTTGAGGAAATTGCCCACTTTTCCAATTTCTTCAAAAGAAAAACATCATTTACTCCCATGGAATTTCGTTCATGA
- a CDS encoding SDR family NAD(P)-dependent oxidoreductase produces MDTKTKIALVTGGSRGLGKNAALKIAQKGLDVIITYKNSSEEADTVVKEIKAMGQKAIAYQLDTRDVKSFDAFVKNITDHLETETGSSNIDFLINNAGTALYSPITETTEEELDDIVNVHFKGVFFLTQKMLPFINNGGGIINISSGLARFALPGSSVYGSIKAGVEMLTKYMAKELGPRRIKANVIAPGAIETDFGGGRTRDDQNVNSMISGITALGRAGLPDDIGGVVAFLCTEDAGWITGQRLEASGGMFL; encoded by the coding sequence ATGGATACAAAAACAAAAATTGCATTGGTAACCGGAGGAAGCCGCGGGCTTGGAAAAAATGCAGCCCTTAAAATCGCCCAAAAAGGATTAGATGTTATCATTACCTATAAAAACAGCAGCGAAGAAGCAGATACGGTGGTGAAGGAAATAAAAGCAATGGGACAGAAAGCTATTGCTTACCAGTTGGATACCAGAGATGTAAAAAGCTTTGATGCATTTGTAAAAAATATTACGGATCATCTTGAAACTGAAACAGGGAGTTCAAACATCGATTTCCTGATCAATAATGCGGGGACAGCTTTATATTCTCCAATCACAGAGACCACGGAAGAAGAGCTGGATGATATTGTTAATGTCCATTTTAAAGGGGTATTCTTTCTTACCCAGAAAATGCTTCCCTTCATTAATAATGGTGGTGGAATTATCAATATTTCATCAGGTCTTGCAAGATTTGCTTTACCGGGTTCATCCGTTTACGGTTCCATAAAAGCAGGTGTTGAAATGCTGACAAAATATATGGCAAAAGAGCTTGGACCCCGTAGGATCAAAGCTAACGTTATTGCACCCGGAGCCATAGAAACTGATTTTGGAGGGGGCAGAACCAGGGATGATCAGAATGTAAATTCAATGATCTCAGGGATTACAGCTTTGGGAAGAGCCGGACTTCCTGATGACATCGGAGGAGTAGTTGCGTTTCTGTGTACAGAAGACGCTGGTTGGATTACCGGGCAAAGATTAGAGGCTTCCGGAGGAATGTTTTTATAG
- a CDS encoding bacteriocin — protein sequence MKDVMLLSGKKLNKKELKTIAGGLINCMPAQEICLPANEPCESHVDENGCAMISPYCGQKICRP from the coding sequence ATGAAAGATGTAATGTTATTATCAGGAAAAAAGCTGAATAAAAAAGAGCTGAAAACAATTGCTGGAGGTTTGATAAACTGCATGCCTGCTCAGGAAATCTGTCTCCCCGCTAATGAGCCGTGTGAATCCCATGTTGATGAAAATGGCTGTGCGATGATTTCCCCTTACTGCGGACAAAAAATATGCAGACCGTAA
- a CDS encoding ferritin — protein MNTNRLSPTIEKALSDQMNKEIHASHVFLSYGIWADDKGYQGIANFLYRHAQEERNHSIKFMEYVLNRGGKPKVDAIPAPPADPQSLTECFDGVFKHEVDNTTAIYKIVDMSLEEKDWATWNFMQWFVQEQIEEETLASNLIDKLKIAGGDRATDESLFTLDKTLQDAPNDVPLAQNATGDNP, from the coding sequence ATGAATACCAACAGACTTTCCCCAACCATTGAAAAAGCATTAAGTGATCAGATGAATAAAGAAATTCACGCTTCACATGTTTTTCTATCGTATGGGATCTGGGCAGATGATAAAGGATATCAGGGAATCGCCAACTTTCTTTACAGACATGCGCAGGAAGAAAGAAATCATTCTATCAAGTTTATGGAATATGTGCTGAACAGAGGTGGGAAACCGAAAGTAGACGCCATTCCTGCTCCTCCGGCAGATCCTCAGTCTCTAACAGAATGTTTCGATGGAGTTTTTAAACATGAAGTAGACAATACAACAGCCATCTATAAAATAGTAGATATGTCTCTGGAAGAAAAAGACTGGGCAACCTGGAATTTCATGCAGTGGTTCGTTCAGGAGCAGATAGAAGAAGAAACACTGGCCAGCAACCTGATTGATAAATTGAAAATTGCAGGAGGTGACCGTGCTACAGACGAATCTCTATTTACTCTGGATAAAACATTGCAGGACGCACCGAACGATGTTCCGTTGGCGCAGAACGCTACCGGAGATAATCCATAA
- a CDS encoding methionine aminotransferase: MIQLPLSKLSNVGTTIFSQMTQLANENEAINLSQGFPDFMPDEELLNHVTHFIKKGFNQYAPLGGMMPLKEEIARKIENSHQAIYHPESEITVTAGGTQAIFTAIATFVKKEDEVIIFEPAYDCYEPTVELFGGIVKRFEMKAPDYEIDWNAVKGLVTDKTKMIILNNPNNPSGKILKENDLQELVKIVKDSSILILSDEVYENIVFDGKQHLSICQYPELKERSLLVASFGKLFHVTGWKTGYCAAPKNLTDEFRKVHQFNVFCVNTPIQLALAEYMKNDEHYTHLNTFFQEKRDFLRKGLTSTSFGLLDCEGTYFQALTYDKISDKNDFDFASELTINHKVASVPFSSFYKNKRNDHVIRLCFAKKQETLEKAIENLSKL, encoded by the coding sequence ATGATACAACTTCCTTTATCTAAACTTTCTAATGTAGGAACTACCATTTTCAGTCAGATGACGCAGCTTGCCAATGAAAATGAAGCGATTAACCTTTCGCAGGGATTTCCCGATTTCATGCCGGATGAAGAATTACTGAACCATGTAACTCACTTCATTAAAAAAGGCTTTAATCAATACGCTCCGCTGGGAGGAATGATGCCGCTAAAGGAAGAGATCGCCAGAAAAATAGAGAACAGCCACCAGGCCATTTATCATCCGGAGTCCGAGATCACTGTAACGGCTGGCGGTACTCAGGCTATTTTTACAGCGATCGCCACTTTTGTAAAAAAAGAGGATGAGGTTATTATTTTTGAGCCTGCTTATGACTGCTATGAGCCTACTGTAGAGCTTTTCGGCGGAATTGTAAAACGTTTTGAAATGAAAGCCCCGGATTATGAGATCGACTGGAATGCGGTAAAAGGCTTGGTGACTGATAAAACCAAAATGATTATCCTGAATAATCCAAATAATCCTTCCGGGAAGATCTTAAAAGAAAATGACCTGCAGGAACTGGTCAAGATTGTAAAAGACAGTTCGATCCTTATCCTGAGTGACGAAGTGTATGAGAATATTGTTTTTGACGGAAAGCAGCATTTAAGTATCTGCCAATATCCTGAACTTAAAGAAAGAAGTCTTCTTGTGGCCTCATTCGGGAAACTGTTTCATGTGACAGGCTGGAAAACTGGCTATTGTGCAGCACCCAAAAACCTTACCGATGAATTCAGGAAAGTACACCAGTTCAATGTATTCTGTGTGAATACGCCCATACAATTAGCTTTGGCAGAATACATGAAAAACGATGAACATTATACTCATCTTAATACTTTCTTTCAGGAAAAAAGAGATTTTTTAAGAAAAGGGCTTACAAGTACCTCTTTCGGGCTTTTAGATTGTGAAGGAACCTATTTCCAGGCGCTTACTTATGATAAGATTTCTGATAAAAATGATTTTGACTTTGCTTCTGAGCTGACGATCAATCATAAAGTGGCAAGCGTTCCTTTTTCATCATTTTACAAAAATAAGAGAAATGACCACGTGATCAGGTTATGTTTTGCAAAAAAGCAGGAAACTCTGGAAAAAGCTATAGAAAACCTGTCAAAACTTTAA
- the cls gene encoding cardiolipin synthase yields MKEFLGQYSYIIAGLEVFYLAGIILLAGKIIMDTKNTSKTLAYLMLIIFLPVLGVIIYFVFGVNYRKNKFYTFKIERNEEIYQAVSQYIRETHYTTLEVHKENLDNFLTTINFLYNAGHSPMSQGNYAEILVNGEGKFEKVFEILEKAIHHIHLEYYIYDDDVIGNRLADLLIRKAGEGVKVRFLYDDMGSGKIGRKLLKRLKEGGVEVSPVNKITFRVFANRVNYRDHRKIIIVDGAHVFTGGINVSDKYINPNPKQYWRDIHLYINGEAAFYFQFIFFSNWIFATERIPEITQLYFDHKNKQQGTSLIQTAASGPDTKPSIMLSTASAILSAKKRVYIVTPYFIPVETVLNAIKQAALAGVDVRLMVPKSGDSLVVNAAAYSYYEELLENNVRVFFYKKGFIHAKTMLVDDYVSSVGTANMDVRSQELNFEVNALIFDEKINGKLNDLFLEDMNDSEEIFYDSWVKRPKYKVFFEHLARLLSPLI; encoded by the coding sequence ATGAAAGAATTCCTTGGTCAGTATTCCTATATTATTGCAGGGCTTGAAGTCTTTTATCTTGCCGGAATTATTTTACTGGCCGGTAAAATAATTATGGATACAAAAAATACCAGCAAGACTCTTGCGTATCTTATGCTGATTATTTTCCTTCCCGTTTTAGGGGTCATCATATACTTTGTATTTGGAGTAAATTACAGAAAAAATAAATTTTACACTTTTAAAATAGAACGGAATGAGGAGATTTATCAGGCCGTCAGCCAATATATCAGGGAAACCCATTACACAACATTAGAAGTCCATAAAGAAAATTTAGACAATTTTCTGACTACGATTAATTTTCTGTATAATGCAGGTCATTCACCAATGTCACAGGGAAATTATGCAGAAATACTGGTGAACGGAGAAGGGAAATTTGAAAAAGTTTTTGAGATTCTTGAAAAAGCAATTCATCATATCCACCTCGAATATTATATTTATGATGATGATGTAATAGGGAACAGGCTTGCCGATCTGCTGATCAGAAAGGCAGGGGAAGGGGTAAAAGTAAGGTTCCTTTATGACGATATGGGCAGCGGGAAAATAGGTCGAAAACTATTGAAGAGGTTAAAAGAGGGAGGAGTAGAAGTATCTCCGGTGAATAAGATTACTTTTAGAGTTTTTGCCAACCGGGTAAATTACAGAGATCACCGGAAGATCATTATTGTAGACGGAGCACATGTTTTTACCGGAGGCATTAATGTTTCCGATAAATATATTAATCCTAATCCCAAACAGTATTGGAGAGATATTCATTTGTATATTAATGGAGAAGCAGCTTTTTATTTTCAGTTTATATTTTTCAGCAACTGGATCTTTGCGACGGAAAGAATTCCTGAAATTACCCAGCTTTACTTCGACCATAAAAATAAGCAGCAAGGCACATCACTTATTCAAACGGCTGCCAGCGGACCGGATACGAAACCATCAATCATGCTGAGTACCGCATCTGCTATACTTTCTGCGAAAAAAAGAGTATACATTGTTACTCCCTACTTTATTCCCGTTGAAACCGTTTTGAATGCCATAAAACAGGCAGCACTTGCTGGAGTTGATGTAAGGCTTATGGTTCCCAAATCAGGTGATTCTTTAGTGGTGAACGCTGCTGCTTATTCGTATTACGAAGAGCTCCTGGAAAATAATGTGCGGGTTTTCTTTTACAAAAAAGGTTTTATCCATGCCAAGACAATGCTTGTAGACGATTATGTTTCATCAGTAGGAACAGCAAATATGGATGTCAGAAGTCAGGAGCTGAATTTTGAAGTCAATGCATTAATTTTTGATGAAAAGATCAACGGGAAACTGAATGATCTATTCCTGGAAGATATGAATGATAGCGAAGAGATCTTTTATGATTCATGGGTGAAAAGGCCAAAATACAAAGTTTTCTTTGAACATCTGGCCAGGCTTCTTTCTCCGCTGATCTAA
- a CDS encoding LytTR family DNA-binding domain-containing protein, giving the protein MKTKIQACIIDDEQDGRDYIALLLENEFPEIQTAFQVSSVEEGYIYLSKNSPDIIFLDVQLKDGTAFDLLSKFRNIDSQIIFITAFENFAIQAIKNGAADYLLKPIKKIDFIIAVNKALDNIRKSKNIPGNSHENKISLPTLQGFKLTNINDIIRCEADSSYTTFYLADKSKIIVSKTLHEFEEQLTKYNFFRIHHKHLINLFHLKEYIKGKGGQVIMADHSVLDVSVRKKNDFLSKIENLE; this is encoded by the coding sequence ATGAAAACGAAAATACAAGCATGCATCATTGATGACGAGCAGGACGGAAGAGATTATATTGCTCTCCTTCTGGAAAACGAGTTTCCTGAAATCCAAACAGCATTTCAGGTATCGAGCGTGGAGGAAGGTTATATTTATCTTTCCAAAAACTCTCCGGACATTATTTTTCTGGATGTACAGCTGAAAGACGGGACTGCCTTTGATCTCCTCTCGAAATTCCGAAATATAGATTCCCAGATTATTTTTATTACAGCATTTGAAAATTTTGCAATTCAGGCTATTAAAAACGGAGCAGCAGATTACTTACTGAAACCAATCAAAAAGATAGATTTTATCATTGCGGTCAATAAGGCACTGGACAATATCAGAAAAAGCAAAAATATTCCCGGTAATTCTCATGAGAACAAGATCAGTCTTCCTACCCTGCAAGGATTCAAATTAACCAACATCAATGATATTATCCGCTGTGAAGCCGATTCGAGCTACACAACCTTTTACCTTGCTGATAAAAGTAAAATCATTGTTTCTAAAACTTTACATGAATTTGAAGAACAGCTTACCAAATATAATTTTTTCAGGATCCATCATAAACATCTGATCAATCTTTTTCATCTTAAGGAATATATCAAAGGTAAAGGTGGGCAGGTAATCATGGCAGACCATTCTGTATTGGATGTTTCTGTGCGTAAAAAAAATGATTTTCTATCTAAAATTGAAAATTTAGAGTAA
- the ychF gene encoding redox-regulated ATPase YchF produces the protein MKCGIVGLPNVGKSTLFNCLSNAKAQSANYPFCTIEPNLGTVSVPDQRLFELEKLVNPERVLPAVVEIVDIAGLVKGASKGEGLGNQFLANIRECEAIIHVLRCFDNGNIIHVEGSVDPMRDKEIIDIELQLKDLETVGKAVDKAKKFIKSGKKDDILVYETLQNLEKFIENGKNAREFPVNDMTQSIIDDIQLLTKKPVLYVCNVDENSIKNGNDWIGKIEEMAKNEGAEVVVLAAQIEADINELETFEEREIFLEELGLEEPGVNRLIRKAYDLLKLQTYFTAGVKEVRAWTIGQGWTAPQAAGVIHTDFEKGFIRAEVIKFDDYVTYGSEVKIKEAGKLSVEGKEYIVQDGDIMHFRFNV, from the coding sequence ATGAAATGTGGAATTGTAGGCCTTCCGAATGTAGGTAAATCAACTCTTTTTAACTGCTTAAGCAATGCTAAAGCTCAGTCTGCGAACTATCCATTCTGTACCATTGAACCGAACTTAGGAACGGTTTCTGTACCGGACCAAAGATTGTTTGAACTGGAAAAATTAGTTAATCCTGAAAGAGTATTACCGGCTGTAGTTGAAATCGTTGATATTGCTGGTCTTGTAAAAGGGGCAAGCAAAGGAGAAGGTCTTGGAAACCAGTTCCTGGCCAACATCAGAGAATGTGAAGCCATTATCCATGTTTTGAGATGTTTTGATAACGGTAATATCATTCACGTTGAAGGCTCTGTAGACCCAATGAGAGATAAGGAAATTATCGACATCGAGTTACAGCTTAAAGACCTTGAAACGGTTGGAAAAGCAGTTGATAAAGCTAAAAAATTTATTAAATCCGGTAAAAAAGATGATATTCTGGTTTATGAAACACTTCAAAACCTTGAGAAATTCATTGAAAACGGAAAAAATGCAAGAGAATTTCCTGTCAATGATATGACTCAGTCTATCATTGATGATATTCAGCTTTTAACGAAGAAGCCGGTACTTTATGTATGTAATGTAGACGAAAATTCTATCAAAAACGGAAACGATTGGATAGGAAAGATCGAAGAAATGGCTAAAAATGAAGGAGCTGAAGTTGTGGTATTGGCTGCACAGATTGAAGCTGATATCAATGAGCTGGAAACATTTGAAGAAAGAGAGATTTTTCTTGAAGAACTTGGCCTTGAAGAGCCGGGAGTAAACCGTCTGATCAGAAAAGCTTACGACTTATTGAAGCTTCAGACTTACTTTACCGCTGGTGTAAAAGAAGTAAGAGCGTGGACAATCGGGCAGGGATGGACCGCTCCACAAGCTGCAGGTGTCATCCACACAGATTTCGAAAAAGGCTTTATCCGTGCAGAAGTGATCAAGTTTGACGACTATGTAACTTACGGTTCTGAAGTGAAAATAAAAGAAGCCGGAAAACTTTCTGTAGAAGGCAAAGAATATATTGTTCAGGATGGTGACATCATGCACTTTAGATTCAACGTATAA
- a CDS encoding bacteriocin: MKNQDLPKGKKLNKKQLRSITGGLMDCIDPMTGGCRKISIGCAQLQCRPVIEP, translated from the coding sequence ATGAAAAATCAAGATTTACCGAAAGGAAAGAAATTAAACAAAAAGCAATTAAGAAGTATCACCGGAGGATTAATGGACTGCATTGATCCAATGACGGGAGGCTGCAGGAAAATATCAATAGGCTGCGCCCAATTACAATGCAGACCCGTTATAGAACCTTAA